Within Methanococcus voltae, the genomic segment ATTTCTTTTATGGATGATTTAGAGATTATTTCGTTTGGTTTACCGGCATATTTTATTTCACCATCTTTTAACATAATCACATTGTCAGAATATTCTACCGCTAGATTTAAATCATGTATTGCTACGATAACGCCCATATTTTTTTCAGTAGATATTTTTTTAATAGTTGATAAAACTTCCACCTGGTGTTTTATATCTAAATTACTCGTTGGCTCATCCAGAATTAATAATTCCGGCTCTTGTGCCAAAGCTCTTGCAATGAGTACTTTTTGACGTTCTCCCCCCGAAAGTTCATTGAATTTGGACATTGCCATTTTATTGTCAATACCCAATAGCTCCAACACCTCTGAAACAACCTTTAAATCATTTTCTTTAGGTGACCATTTTAAATGAGGTTTTCTGCCTAAAAGTACCACATCAAAGACTTTTGAAGGTGAAAAGCAATTCATATTTTGCGAAACGTATGCAACTCGCTTTGAAAATACTTTTGAAGGAATATCATGTATATTTTGGTCATCTAAAAATATTGAAGATTTTTCAGGTAAATTATGGATTTTACAAATACATTTTAGCAAAGTACTTTTTCCTGCACCATTACTGCCAATTAAAGATGTGATACCCGTACAATTTATTTTTAAAGATATATCTTTTAAAATTGGCTTTGATTTGTTATATCCATAAGATACATTATTAAGTGAAATCTCCATAATATCCCTTTGAAATTTAATTAAACATATATAATTCTTTATTTTTATTTTTTATTTTTTATTACTTTTTTACTTTTTTACTTTTTTACTTTTATTTTATTTTAGTTTATTTTAGTTTATTTTATTTAGCTATTTAATTATTTATCAAATTTAGTTTTTAGCCATTAATTACCAATATTCTTCCGAATTTTTTATCATTAGTATTATAAATAGTGGTACACCCACGAATGATAATACAATACCCACAGGTATGATAACCGGTGAAAATATGGTTCTGCCAAATGTATCTGCCAAAAGTAACAATAAAGCACCAATTACGCATGAAAACGGTAAAACTTTTCTATAGTCTCCACCGATTAAATACCTTGTGATATGGGGCGCTACAAGACAAACAAATCCAATAATTCCGGTAAAACACACTATGGCCGAAGTTAAGAAAGTAGATATTAAAAATACTATTTTTCGAGTATTTTTTGTATTGATACCCATGGTTTTAGCCGTATCGTCACCTAGTATGGAAATAGATGTTATATCCCATGATTTCTTTAATAAAATCGGCGTACATATTGCAAATACTATTGCTATGAACTGTATGTCGCCCCAAGCGATATTTGAAAGAGAACCAAACGTCCAATGCACCATTACCGCCAATTGTTGTTCATCTGCTGAAAAATGAAGCGTAGAGGTTAAAGCACTAAAAAAATAATTTAATGCGATACCCGAAAGGATTATAGAACTTACAGTCATTTGCTTTAAACTTGCAAGCTTAAAAACGACGGCTGCACAAGCTAAAGCGGCAATAAATGCAAATAAAACTATTATGTAGCCCCCTGCAAGATGAGATATTCCGAAATATATGGATAATGAAGCTCCAAAAGCTGCAGCTGCAGATATACCTATTGTAAAAGGGCTTACAAGGGGGTTTCTAGTAATTCCCTGCATTGAAGAACCCGCAATTGCAAAACCTGCCCCTGCAATCACGCCTAAAATTATCCTCGGAAGTCTTAAATTCCATATCATTGAATTTGCAAATTCATCTACATTTGCTAAGGGCATAAATT encodes:
- a CDS encoding FecCD family ABC transporter permease gives rise to the protein MKIPENDSILEHYKENNKKESAIFIAGLLLLFLTVLYSATVGSADISPITVFYSILSKFMPLANVDEFANSMIWNLRLPRIILGVIAGAGFAIAGSSMQGITRNPLVSPFTIGISAAAAFGASLSIYFGISHLAGGYIIVLFAFIAALACAAVVFKLASLKQMTVSSIILSGIALNYFFSALTSTLHFSADEQQLAVMVHWTFGSLSNIAWGDIQFIAIVFAICTPILLKKSWDITSISILGDDTAKTMGINTKNTRKIVFLISTFLTSAIVCFTGIIGFVCLVAPHITRYLIGGDYRKVLPFSCVIGALLLLLADTFGRTIFSPVIIPVGIVLSFVGVPLFIILMIKNSEEYW
- a CDS encoding ABC transporter ATP-binding protein, with the protein product MEISLNNVSYGYNKSKPILKDISLKINCTGITSLIGSNGAGKSTLLKCICKIHNLPEKSSIFLDDQNIHDIPSKVFSKRVAYVSQNMNCFSPSKVFDVVLLGRKPHLKWSPKENDLKVVSEVLELLGIDNKMAMSKFNELSGGERQKVLIARALAQEPELLILDEPTSNLDIKHQVEVLSTIKKISTEKNMGVIVAIHDLNLAVEYSDNVIMLKDGEIKYAGKPNEIISKSSIKEIYGVNAEIVNIFDNPYIIITKN